The following DNA comes from Caviibacter abscessus.
AAGTTTGCAATTCCTACTTGTAAATCAGATATCATATCATAAACAGCTCCACCTTCTTTTAAGCTTAAACCTCTGTCTATGCAATCATCTACTAATGCAGAACATAAAACATCCATAGTTGTTTTTTCAAGTGTTCTGTCAACTGATGTATCCATTATTACTTGTTCTCTTGTAAATTGTTTTATTATATTGTCCCAAGCTTTTTTCATATCATCATAACTTGTGTAATCAGTAAATTTACCTGTACCTTCCATTAATTTTTTACCGGTTTTAGGATCTACTCCATCATTCATAGCAATAAGTAAAACTTTAGGATAATTTAAAAAGCTCATACCTGTACATCTATATCCCCATTTTGCAGGAACAGCAACTTCTACACAACCTATAGCACTATAATTATATGCATCTTCAACTGAAACACCTTTATCTATTAAAGATGGGATTATAATCTCATCAGAATTAAATGCAGGCATTCCTGTTCCAAGTTTCATAAGTTCTATAGCTTCTTTCATAAATCTATCATCAAGTCCTGCATGATATCTAATTGTTAAATTAGGTTGAGGTAAATGCACTTGTGCATCTGATTTTATTATCGCATATGTAAGTTCATTTACTGCATCTTCACCAAATTTTGTTTGTCCTCCTATAGTTACATTTTGATAAAGAGGACTTCCTGCTGAATATTGAGTATGACTCCAAGATCTAATTTTATTTATAGTATATGTCTTTATCCATAAGTTTGATAATAATTCTATAGCTTCATCTTCACTAATTACACCTGATTTTATATCGTTAATATAGAAATCATATAAATACTGGTCCATTCTTCCATATGAAAGTGAGTGCCCATTACTTTCAATTTGTAATACTAAATGAACTATCCATATTGATTGAATTGCTTCATAAAAGTTTTCTGCTGGCTCATACGGAACTTTATCCAATGTATTAGCTATTCTTTGTAATTCTTTTTTTCTTTTTTCACAATCAGTTTTTTCTATTAATTCTCTTGCTAAATCTGCATATCTTTTTGCAAATTTAACTGTTGCTTCAATAGTTGTTAATATTCCTTTATAAAAATGCATTTTTTCTTGATTTTCATAAGTTGACATATCAAGTTTTTGCGTTGCTTCTTTAGTTTGTTTTTCAAAACTCTTAAGTCCTTCTCTTATAAGTCTTGAATAATTTACAGATAAATGAGCATCTCCTGCTGTAATATTTCCTTCAGCTTTAATTATACCTAAATCATAGAATAATCTACTTTCTTCTGGCATTGCAGAAAGAGCTATTTCTTTTACTGTTTTACCTTTCCAAAATGGAGCTATATCACGTAAAATTTGTTTATTTTCTTCAGTTATAAAAAATACATCTCCATCTCTTTTTTCAAATTTATCTAATTCATCAATAACCCAATCCATTGCGTATTCAGGAAATATTGGTGCTGCACAATTTGAAGAAGCCTGATTTCCTGCTAGTAATGATTCATCTTCTATGTATATACTCATATTAGATAATATATTTTTTAACATTTCAGCTCTTTTTATAGCTAAAGGCATCGCTGCATATTTATCATAAGCTTGTGTAGTATAAATTGCCCTTTCAACGCATACCATTCTTTTTGTTTCTAATACATCATTTCTGTATTTATTCATTCTGTCTGTTAAGTTTCCAAAATAATTGTTACTCATTATGCCTCCCTTATTATTTTGCAATATTTACTTCTATATTTTGTTCCCTTAAGAATTTTATTACTTTTTCAGAAGTAGAACAATCCGTATAAACCGCATATACTTCTTCAGGTTTGAATAACTTAACTAAACCTCTTTCTTTAAATTTTTCAGATGTAGTTAGAACTATAACTTTTTTAGCACATTCCGACATATCTTTAACTGCATAAGTTCTTAAAATATCTGCACCAAAAAAACCAAATTTTTCATCAAATCCATCTACACCAAGAAATAATTTATCGACCATATACTGTTCAGCACATAATCTTGTAATAGGTCCTGTGTTTACTTGAGAAATACTTTGAAACTCTCCACCTAAGATTGTTATATCAACATTTCTATATTCTCTTAAAAAATTAGCTATAAAGATTGAGTTTGTAATTATTTTTATATTTTTTTTAGTTTTACATAACTCTTCAGCAAGTAATGCACATGTAGAACCAGATTCTATCATAATAATTTCACCGTCTGACACAGTTTGTGCTGCAAGTTTAGCTATTTTTAATTTTATTGAATAATTATGAACTAATCTATTCGATATATCATCGTTACTTAAAGTTAATGCATATCCGTATTCTCTTGTTATTAGACCTTTTGAAACCAAATAATCTAAATCTTTTCTAATAGTAACTTGCGATACTCTCATTTTTTCAGCTAAATCTACAACAGAAATTTTTCCTTCTGATACTATTAAATCTAAAATCTGATCTCTTCTTTTCAATTACAACACTTCTTTCTTTCATATATTATGAAATAAGTATATAATTAAGTTTTAGTTCTGTCAATTCAAACCGTTAAAGTTTACTTTTTATTTATTGAAATTTTATCTTTGTCTCCTGCACTCACTTCTCCCTCTTTTACTTCTACAAAGCAAGTGTCTTCTAATTCAGGATATGCAAATATCATTTCTGTACTATATCCTTGTGATTTTATTTTTTCTAAATTTACTTCCGCTATTTTTTGTCCCATTTTTACTTTATCGCCAACATTACATAAAATATTGAAACCTTCTCCATTCATATTTACTGTATCAAGTCCCATATGAATAAGCATTTCGTCTCCTGAAGCTGTAGATATAGAAATTGCATGTTTTGTATCTGATATTATTGTTATTTCTCCATCAACAGGTGAATATATATTTCCATCTTTAGGTATTAATACATATCCATCACCTAACATTTTACTTGCAAATCCTTCGTCACTACATTTATTGATACATAATAATTCACCATTAACTGGAACTACCATATCACATCTTAATTGTCTTTCTTTTGGCAATTCTTTTTCTTTTTTGATTTCTTCAAATTCTTTTTCAGTGATTTCTTGATCTTCCAAATGTGTACTCATATAATCGTCTAAATTTGATTTTACTATTGATACTCTTGGTCCATATACAACTTGAATAGCTGTATTTCTCTTTATTACTCCACTTGCTCCTGTTGCCTTTAATATCTCATCATCTATTAAAGTTCCATTTACTACAGTTACTCTTAATCTTGTAGCACAATTATCTACATCAAGTATGTTCTCTCTTCCTCCAAGACCCTTTATTATTAATTCAGAAACTAAGTCTTCTTTTTCATGAGCATTTTTTGCAAGATAATCAGCTTTAGTATAAAGTTTAGAATTTTCATTATCTCTACCCGGAACTTTAACATCCCATTTAATTATTAAATATTTAAACATTACATAATATATTACAAAATATACTAACATAAGCACTACAAGTAGTGGCCATCTAGTTTTTTCTATTCCTTGTAATAAACCGAACATTGTAAAATCTATAAGCCCGTCAGAGAATGTTGTACCAACTGCGATATTTAGAACATGACAAGATATAAATGCAAATCCGGCACATATAACGTGAATAACAAACAATAAAGGAGAAAGGAATAAGAAAGTAAATTCTATTGGTTCAGTTATTCCAGTTAAAAAAGTTGTAAGTCCTGCTCCTAAATAAAGACCTTTTACTCTTTTTCTATTTTCTTTAGGTACACAATGATACATTGCAAGAGCTGCACCTGGAAGTCCACCCATCATAAATGGATATTTACCTACTAAAAATCTAACTGCATTAATTGAAAATGATGTTGTATTTGGATCTTGTAATTGTGCAAAATATATGCTTTGTGCACCTGAAACTATTTTACCAGCAACTTCCATTGAACCTCCAAGTTCAGTAGTCCAAATAGGTAAATAGAATGCGTGATGTAATCCAAACGGTATTAAACCTCTTTCAGTTGCGCCAAATATGAAAGTACCCAAATATCCTGAATTTATTACAACATTTCCAAGTTTACTTATACCTGCTTGTATAAAAGGCCAAAATAAATAAAAGAATATTCCAATAAAAACTCCAAAAATTATTGAAATGATAGGAACAAATTTAGTCCCTCCAAAAAATGAAAGAGCTGATGGTAATTCAATTTTGTAATATTTATTATGTAAATATGCCACTACCATCCCAACAACTATACCACCAAAAACTCCTATTTGAAGTGATTGTATA
Coding sequences within:
- a CDS encoding glycyl radical protein gives rise to the protein MSNNYFGNLTDRMNKYRNDVLETKRMVCVERAIYTTQAYDKYAAMPLAIKRAEMLKNILSNMSIYIEDESLLAGNQASSNCAAPIFPEYAMDWVIDELDKFEKRDGDVFFITEENKQILRDIAPFWKGKTVKEIALSAMPEESRLFYDLGIIKAEGNITAGDAHLSVNYSRLIREGLKSFEKQTKEATQKLDMSTYENQEKMHFYKGILTTIEATVKFAKRYADLARELIEKTDCEKRKKELQRIANTLDKVPYEPAENFYEAIQSIWIVHLVLQIESNGHSLSYGRMDQYLYDFYINDIKSGVISEDEAIELLSNLWIKTYTINKIRSWSHTQYSAGSPLYQNVTIGGQTKFGEDAVNELTYAIIKSDAQVHLPQPNLTIRYHAGLDDRFMKEAIELMKLGTGMPAFNSDEIIIPSLIDKGVSVEDAYNYSAIGCVEVAVPAKWGYRCTGMSFLNYPKVLLIAMNDGVDPKTGKKLMEGTGKFTDYTSYDDMKKAWDNIIKQFTREQVIMDTSVDRTLEKTTMDVLCSALVDDCIDRGLSLKEGGAVYDMISDLQVGIANLADSLSCIKKCVFEDKSITTKELWQALMNNFEGEEGARVRRILLENPHKYGNDDDYVDSLIREAYDSHIVEIKKYNNTRFGRGPIGGNYYAGTSSISANVGQGLGTLATPDGRFAGEPLAEGCAPCHNADINGPTAVFKTISKLPVMDITGGILLNQKVNPQTISNEEDKMKLIMLIRTFFNKLNGFHVQYNVVSRETLRDAQKNPEKHRDLIVRVAGYSAFFNVLSKKTQDDIIERTEQSL
- a CDS encoding DeoR/GlpR family DNA-binding transcription regulator, which codes for MKRRDQILDLIVSEGKISVVDLAEKMRVSQVTIRKDLDYLVSKGLITREYGYALTLSNDDISNRLVHNYSIKLKIAKLAAQTVSDGEIIMIESGSTCALLAEELCKTKKNIKIITNSIFIANFLREYRNVDITILGGEFQSISQVNTGPITRLCAEQYMVDKLFLGVDGFDEKFGFFGADILRTYAVKDMSECAKKVIVLTTSEKFKERGLVKLFKPEEVYAVYTDCSTSEKVIKFLREQNIEVNIAK
- a CDS encoding glucose PTS transporter subunit IIA, whose product is MEKQESRIFELLQKMSKSFFLPISILPFAGIFLGIGASFTNPANIKSLGLETILADGTFLNILLKIFSGVGEVVFGNLPLFFAIAVAIGLARQNKEVAAMASAVSYLVMNITVNKLLVSSGEILADGSISSDVPLGSITSVLGIQSLQIGVFGGIVVGMVVAYLHNKYYKIELPSALSFFGGTKFVPIISIIFGVFIGIFFYLFWPFIQAGISKLGNVVINSGYLGTFIFGATERGLIPFGLHHAFYLPIWTTELGGSMEVAGKIVSGAQSIYFAQLQDPNTTSFSINAVRFLVGKYPFMMGGLPGAALAMYHCVPKENRKRVKGLYLGAGLTTFLTGITEPIEFTFLFLSPLLFVIHVICAGFAFISCHVLNIAVGTTFSDGLIDFTMFGLLQGIEKTRWPLLVVLMLVYFVIYYVMFKYLIIKWDVKVPGRDNENSKLYTKADYLAKNAHEKEDLVSELIIKGLGGRENILDVDNCATRLRVTVVNGTLIDDEILKATGASGVIKRNTAIQVVYGPRVSIVKSNLDDYMSTHLEDQEITEKEFEEIKKEKELPKERQLRCDMVVPVNGELLCINKCSDEGFASKMLGDGYVLIPKDGNIYSPVDGEITIISDTKHAISISTASGDEMLIHMGLDTVNMNGEGFNILCNVGDKVKMGQKIAEVNLEKIKSQGYSTEMIFAYPELEDTCFVEVKEGEVSAGDKDKISINKK